The genome window ACTGGAACGTGCCGCAGGACGTCACCGTCACCGGGCTCGATGATGCGCTCGACGATGGCGACATCGCCCTCGCGCTGGTGGCCACCATGAACGCCGCCACCGCCGATGCGCAATACGCCGCCATGGGCCCGGAGGACTTCGCCGTGCTGAACCGCGACGACGATGCCCTCTTCAGCTTCCCCATGCCGCAGGCCTTCTGCCGCGACATCGGCCTGGCCGCCATGAACGTGATCGTCACCAACGCCGGAGTGCCCGTGGGCAGCCCCACCGTGAGCAGCAGCGACCAGAGCGTGGTGGCCGATGCCGACATCAGCGTGCAGCAGCTCAACGCCACCACCTTCGCTATCGGCATCAGCAACCTGCAGGACAACGTGCCCGGCACCGCCGGCATCACGCTCACGGTGAGCGATGCCTACTTCAGCTACAGCGGCGGCTTCGGCGTCACCACCCTCGGCGCCGTGCCCGTGATCACGCAGAACGGATCGGAGCTCACCGTCAACCCGCCCGGCGTGAGCTACCAATGGTACCTCGATGGCGCCTTCATCCCCGGTGGCACGCAGCAGAGCTGGACCGCCACTGAGAACGGCACCTACACCGTGCTGGTGGTCGATGCCGATGGCTGCTACAGCAACTCCGCCGATTTCGTCTACAACTCCACCGGCGTCCCGGCCGCGCAACACGAGGCCTTCCGCGCCGTGCTGCTCCACGAGGTGCTGTGGTTGCATGCGCCGCAAGCGGGAGCGCTGCGCCTGCTCGATGCCGCCGGACGCGAAGTGCTGAACACGCGTGTGCCCTCCGGGCAGCAGAGCATCGCGATGCCTGAGCTGGCGCCGGGCGCCTACACGGTGCTGCTGAACGGGGAGGGGAGAAGGGTGGTGAGGGAGTGAGTGGGGCGCGTTCTTCTCTGGTTCACGGCGCCGAGAGCAGAAGCGGAGACGCCTCGGCGACGCTAGCCATCGGCGCATGAGCATGCCTGCCGCAAGCCAACACGACGTTCCGAAGGGAGTGCTTGTGCACGAGTGAACGGTTGAATCCGGGCCCCTGAAGACGGGAGGCCCGGCCGTGTTTCAGTAGCGCATCTTTGTTCTGCACCCGACCTCATGCGGCATGACCAGGCGGATCCCGCTCTGATTTGCCCTTGCTTCGTTGGCTTCGGCTGACCAACCCTTCACCCTGCCGCTGCGTCTTCCCGGTGCCCACCCCCGCTGTTGCGGTCCCGCTGGTCCGGGATGAACAGATGAGACACCTGCCGCGCCGCCTTTCCATCCTGGCCTGTTGGGCCATGGCCATCTGGTCCGGAGCACCGGTGCGCGCGCAGGTGGTGATCAACGAAGTGAGCGCGGCCAACTGGGACCTGATCAACCTGGGCGGCGAGTACGAGGACTGGGTGGAGCTGTACAACGCCGGTGGCAGCAGCGTGGACCTGAGCGGCTGGCACCTGAGCGACGACGATGCCGATCCCGGCAAGTGGACGGTGCCCGCCGGCATTTCCATCGGAGCGAACGGGCATCTGGTGATCGTGTGCAGCGGGAAGAACGCGGTGATCATCGGCATGCCGCACACGAACTTCAAGCTCACCCAAACCAATCAGGAGTCCGTGGTGCTGTCCGATCCCGCGATGAGCTTGATCGATTCGTTCCAGTTCACGCAGCCCACGCAGAAGAACCACAGCTGGGGCCGCACCGCCGATGGCGCCGCCACCTGGAGCATCTTCCTCGCACCCACGCCCGCAGCGGTGAACGCGGGTCCATCCTCCTACTACGCCGAAACGCCCCTGATGAGCCCCGTCGCTGGCGGATACGCCGGGAGCACGAGCGTGAGCATAGCCGTGCCCGCTGGATGCACGGTGCGGTACACGCTTGATGGCGAAGAGCCCACGGCGACGAGCACGCTATACGCCGGTCCGTTCAATGTGAACGCCACCACGTGCGTGCGCGCGGTGGCCTTCAGCGCAACGCCGGGCGTGCCGCCGAGCTTCATCGAGACCAGCACCTACTTCATCAACGAAACGCACACCCTCCCGGTGTGGAGCATCGCCGCAGGTGCGGATGTGCTCATGATCCTGAACAACGGCGGCAACACCACCATCGCCGAGGGCAACATCGAGTACTTCGATGCGGGGCAGGCCTTGCTGGATGAATCGCTCGGCGAATTCAACGAGCATGGCGGCACCAGCAACAGCAACGACCAGCGCAACATCGACTACATCGTGCGCGACGAGTTCGGCTACGACGACGAGATCGAGGACCAGCTCTTCCGCGGGAGCGACCGCAACGACTTCGAGCGCATCATCCTCAAGAGCGCCGCCGGCGACAATTTCCCCGGATACAACGGCGCGCACATCCGCGATGCCTACGTGCAGAGCCTGAGCCAGGTGATCGGCCTGAAGCTCGATGAGCGCAGCTACGAGCCCTGCCTGGTGTACGTGAACGGCCAGTACTGGGGCGTGTATGAGACGCGGGAGAAGGTGGACGACAACGACTTCACCGAGTACTACTACGACCAGCCCGGGGAGAGCGTGGACCTGATCCAGGAGTACGGCAGCATCTGGGCCGACTACGGCAGCACCGCGCCTTGGTGGGAGCTCTACCTCTTCATCACCGGCAACGACATGAGCGACCCGGCCAACTACGCCGTGGTGAAGGACTCGCTGAGCACCTTGAGCATGATCGACCACATGATCCTGAACGAGTACGTGGCCAACGGATCGTGGCTCGCCTTCAACACCATGTGGTGGCGGGGGAAGGATCCCGATGGCGATCACAAGAAGTGGGGGTATTGCTGCTGGGACATGGATTGGATCCTGGGGTCGCCGCACAACGAGTTCGGCTTCCCCGAGAGCACGCCGCTGAACGATCCCTGCGACCACACCAACGAGAACATCGGGGGCACGCCCAGCGCCACCAACTTCGCCAGCACGCACTTCGCCATGTTCAACGCGCTGATGGACAATGACGAGTTCAAGTCACAATACCTCGCGCGCTACGCTGAACTGATCAACCACGGGCTCGACTGCGGAACCACCGTGGGCCACCTGGACAGCCTGATCGCCTTGATCGACCCGGAGATGGACCGCCACTGCCAGCGCTGGGGCGGCACCTACGACGAGTGGGCGGCGAACGTGCAGGAAGTGCGCGATTTCCTCATCGCGCGCTGCGCGTACATCGTGGAAGGCATCGAGAACTGCTACGGCGTGGAGCCGCGGGACATCGTGATCCTCGTGGACCCGCCCGGCAGCGGCATGGTGCACTTCAACACCATGGACCTCGTGGACTTCCCGTTCAGCGGCACCTACTTCGACAGCACCAACCTCCATTTCGCGGAAGAAGCCTATCCCACCTGGGATTTCAGCCATTGGAGCACCAGCAACCACACGGTGCTGCCTTCGGAATCGGACTCGGCCATGTGGTTCATGCTCCTGCACGCCGACACGATCATCGCCCACTTCGCCCCCGAGATCCGCTACGACGTGGTGCTCGATGTGGTGCCGAACGGCGGTGGCGAGATCCTCCTCGGCGACCACCTCTACTCCAGCTTTCCGGTCACCGCCTCGGTGCCCGAAGCGCAGCCCTTCGACCTCGCGGCCATCCCCAAGCTGTACTTCGACTTCGTCGCCTGGGAGATCCGTGGCGGTGGCCTCAACCCCTTCTTGCCCGCCGACACGCTGCAGGACACGCTTTCCATCACCTTCTTCGCGCCGGACACCATCATCGCGCACTTCCATCCGCACGACCACGGCTACTACGTGCCCAACGCCTTCACGCCGAACAACGATGGGTTCAACGACCTGTGGATCCCGCTGGGCGACCGCGTGGACCTCGAGGCCTATGACCTGCGCCTCTTCGATCGCTGGGGCCAGCAGCTCTTCGCCAGCAACGACTTCCACGAAGGGTGGAACGGCACGGCCGGTGGCCACGAAGTGCCCATCGGCGTCTACCTCTACCGCATCGATGTGCGCGATGCCTTCACGCAGGAACGATGGATCCTGCACGGGCATGTGACGGTGGTGAGGTAACTTGATAGGCCCAGCGAATGGCGAGTGGACCGGCGTGGGCTCCATCCCCGCAGGGTCCGCTTGGCAGCGCATATGCCCTCCGCAGCGAGACCCAGGCAGATGTGTCCGCGAGTGGCGGCGATTGGGTACATCCTGCCGATGTGGAGTTTGGATCTCCCTCCGGGGCGTTGCGATCCGTTCGATAGCTTCGGACCTGCATCGGCGAGACATGTCGCAACGGATCATACCAGCCCTTGCCGGCGCAGTGCTTCATCTGTGCATGGGTGCGGCGCATGCCCAGGTCCGGCTCGCTTCGTTGTGGCTCGAGGGCACCACCTATTACTACTACAGCTGGCACAGCTCCACGGGCGCCATCGACACGCTCTGGCGCTTCAAGGCCAATGCCGATGCCCACCTCTTGGGCCGGGGCCGGCTGGCCATGGGCACCGATGGCCTGCTCTACGGCACCGGCGACGGAGGCGAATGGCTGCGCGGCGCGCTCTTCAGCGCGGACACGGCCCTGGGGGCCATCACGGCGCACTATGCCTTCAACGATGTGTCCAACGGGTCCATGCCGCATCCGGACCTGTACCACTTGGGCAATAACCTCTTCCTGGGCACCACGACCGAAGGCGGCGAGAACGGAACGGGTGTGGTGTACTCCTACGATGCGACCGCAGGCACCTACACGAATCTGCTCGACCTGCCTGCTGTTTGGCCGACTACCCAGCTCACGTTGATGCACACCGATGGCCACCTCTACCTCTATGGTGGATCGAGCGTTCACCGCTATGACGTAGCGCAGAACTCGCTCACCACGGAGTTGCAGTTGACCTTCGCGCAAGGAGGCACCAACATCCGCGACATGATCTCGCAGCCGGATGGATCGATCCTGATGGCGTGCGTGGTGGCCACGGGCACCAACGGCCGCATCTACCGCTATGAGCCCGGCTCGGGCGTGGTCGATACCTGGTACGAGTTCGTGTACAACGCGTCGCCCACATCAGTGCCCAGCTATCCCGTGGCGCTGAGCCGCAACGCCGCCGATGGCCTGCTGTACGTGAGTTGCATCCGCGGCGGCCCCAGCATGCGGGGCGGCCTGGTGCGCATCAACCCGATGATCAACCAGCGCGTGGACCTGCACTATTACACAGGGCAGGGCGAGGACCTCCACGACCTCCATTGGGCAGGCAGCGATACGCTGCTGGTGACCGTGAACGGGTACAGCACGGAGGAGGTCTATTACCATCGCCACATCCGCGGGGGCGCCACCACTACCGTGCTGCACGACCAGACCGGCGTCGACCTGGCCTCGCGCCTCCATTACGCGGGGCAGCGCGCGTATCATTTCGTGAGCCTCGTGGACCACTACACCGAGCAGGAGCTCAGGCGCTGGGATTGGATCGCCGCGGACATGGACACGCTGGACGTGCTCCGCTTCGAGCCGGTCGGGACAGTGAGCCACGACCTCTCCGTGCGCCCGGATGGCAGCGCCCTGCTGATCACCTCCTCGTACTGGGACCGGAAATTCCTGTTGAGCTACGATCCGCTGGCCGGCACCATGGACACGCTTGCCACAGCCGACCGCTCAGCGGGCTTCCAGGGCTTCATGCCCTTGGTCCAGGGCGATAGCCTGCTCTTAGGCTTCGATGTCCGTCCGCTCTCGCCCAATTGGTTTCTGTACCGATGGGACCTCGCCACCGGCGTGCACGATTCCATCGCACCCTTCCCCGTGAACTGGATGCCGATAACCCGCCTCATCGCCGCGGGCAACGGCCTGTACTACTGCGGCGGCTCATCGGGCACCATCAGCGGCTTCTTCAAGGTGGACCTTGCAGCGCCCAGCGTGGAGCTGGTGCACACCTTCACCACCGCCCAAGGGCATTGGATCAATGAGGACCTGCTGCTCGCCAGCAATGGCAAGCTCTACGGCACGGCGCGCTTCGGCGGGATCA of Flavobacteriales bacterium contains these proteins:
- a CDS encoding CotH kinase family protein, with product MAIWSGAPVRAQVVINEVSAANWDLINLGGEYEDWVELYNAGGSSVDLSGWHLSDDDADPGKWTVPAGISIGANGHLVIVCSGKNAVIIGMPHTNFKLTQTNQESVVLSDPAMSLIDSFQFTQPTQKNHSWGRTADGAATWSIFLAPTPAAVNAGPSSYYAETPLMSPVAGGYAGSTSVSIAVPAGCTVRYTLDGEEPTATSTLYAGPFNVNATTCVRAVAFSATPGVPPSFIETSTYFINETHTLPVWSIAAGADVLMILNNGGNTTIAEGNIEYFDAGQALLDESLGEFNEHGGTSNSNDQRNIDYIVRDEFGYDDEIEDQLFRGSDRNDFERIILKSAAGDNFPGYNGAHIRDAYVQSLSQVIGLKLDERSYEPCLVYVNGQYWGVYETREKVDDNDFTEYYYDQPGESVDLIQEYGSIWADYGSTAPWWELYLFITGNDMSDPANYAVVKDSLSTLSMIDHMILNEYVANGSWLAFNTMWWRGKDPDGDHKKWGYCCWDMDWILGSPHNEFGFPESTPLNDPCDHTNENIGGTPSATNFASTHFAMFNALMDNDEFKSQYLARYAELINHGLDCGTTVGHLDSLIALIDPEMDRHCQRWGGTYDEWAANVQEVRDFLIARCAYIVEGIENCYGVEPRDIVILVDPPGSGMVHFNTMDLVDFPFSGTYFDSTNLHFAEEAYPTWDFSHWSTSNHTVLPSESDSAMWFMLLHADTIIAHFAPEIRYDVVLDVVPNGGGEILLGDHLYSSFPVTASVPEAQPFDLAAIPKLYFDFVAWEIRGGGLNPFLPADTLQDTLSITFFAPDTIIAHFHPHDHGYYVPNAFTPNNDGFNDLWIPLGDRVDLEAYDLRLFDRWGQQLFASNDFHEGWNGTAGGHEVPIGVYLYRIDVRDAFTQERWILHGHVTVVR